In Terriglobia bacterium, a single window of DNA contains:
- a CDS encoding fibronectin type III domain-containing protein — MCWVVLFMSVAASISAQTIYWKKDHIYNGPGGKEIAVVMPQPTDQTAPTAPTNLALSTTCNSLLASVTPTTVQLSWTGSTDNVGVAGYKVYRQQGSGASLPVGTVTGTCFVDQPLTPSASYTWTIVAYDNAENHSAPSTSVSTTTLAAPADTTAPSTPTAFQAQSLTWSSVQLSWNPSVDTGGSGLANYRVYRNGTLIGSPTATLLTDTGLSAATTYNYAVSAVDVAGNVSGSAMISFTTPRVLVFSDNFNRSDASGTLNNSNWSGNGGPYWGISGGRADLPTSYAITHGAGWAFAVAAVSQTHVSATALLYAPSYYNYVGLTFWMSGYAGYRVYLNPPSQIRLSYFDSSNTESYIAAAALTGSGPWVVNVQANDSSRLITVSVNGVQQISFTETNMARGNSGYVGIAAYMSTSPGTDDMVDNFTLEQ, encoded by the coding sequence TTGTGTTGGGTTGTGCTCTTCATGTCTGTCGCCGCATCGATTTCGGCGCAAACGATCTACTGGAAGAAAGATCACATCTATAACGGCCCTGGCGGCAAAGAGATAGCCGTGGTGATGCCACAACCGACGGATCAAACGGCTCCTACCGCACCGACGAATCTCGCGCTGTCAACCACATGTAATTCATTACTGGCGAGTGTGACGCCAACGACAGTGCAGTTGAGTTGGACCGGATCGACCGACAACGTTGGCGTTGCTGGCTATAAAGTCTATCGGCAGCAGGGTAGCGGTGCGAGCCTGCCTGTGGGTACCGTCACAGGCACCTGCTTTGTCGATCAGCCGCTGACGCCCTCTGCGAGCTACACCTGGACGATCGTCGCATATGACAATGCGGAAAACCACTCCGCGCCTAGCACTAGCGTCAGCACTACAACCTTAGCGGCTCCGGCCGACACGACAGCACCAAGCACGCCGACAGCTTTTCAAGCACAGTCTTTAACGTGGTCCAGCGTGCAATTGAGTTGGAACCCTTCGGTGGATACCGGCGGCTCAGGATTAGCCAACTATCGCGTATATCGAAATGGGACGCTCATCGGTAGCCCTACTGCAACCTTACTGACCGATACCGGATTGTCAGCGGCAACAACCTACAACTACGCAGTGTCGGCGGTCGACGTCGCCGGAAACGTCTCCGGTTCCGCAATGATTTCATTCACGACGCCGCGTGTGTTGGTGTTCAGTGACAACTTCAACCGGTCAGATGCGTCCGGAACGCTGAACAATTCGAACTGGTCTGGAAACGGCGGTCCCTATTGGGGGATTTCCGGTGGAAGAGCCGATCTTCCAACATCCTACGCCATCACTCACGGGGCTGGCTGGGCCTTCGCCGTTGCAGCCGTATCGCAGACTCACGTGAGCGCAACGGCGCTCCTCTATGCGCCTAGTTATTACAACTATGTGGGATTGACTTTCTGGATGTCGGGCTATGCCGGCTACCGGGTATATCTAAATCCCCCCTCTCAGATTCGTCTGAGTTACTTCGATAGTTCCAACACTGAGTCCTATATCGCCGCTGCCGCCCTAACCGGATCTGGACCGTGGGTAGTCAACGTCCAAGCCAATGACTCCAGCCGCTTAATCACGGTAAGCGTTAATGGGGTTCAACAGATCAGTTTCACCGAAACGAACATGGCACGTGGGAACAGTGGATACGTGGGAATTGCCGCATATATGTCCACGAGCCCTGGAACCGATGACATGGTCGATAACTTCACTCTGGAGCAATAG
- a CDS encoding HEAT repeat domain-containing protein, producing the protein MNVGGIHRKLNVHCTKGTLILKTRPKVWTTPLILASIYILLPAMGFLSFSQAQRVDSAPSAFVKGEATRQTKIAQDLIRRGKGAVPDALLLLDSPDIQIQAAALVALGRIGDSGTLSKVSRKIASPSALVRATAAAALGDLGDKGATSVLLSTVNDPDPSVRIQTILALAKLKVPELEPVMKAEAIRAEASAGERQAAIVGLGNIKSIRAVGDLILIATNAIEQEHTRSAAIAALGAIGDKRAVRPIVKLLNDPSDTVRFNAAASLGTLGGSDAEEGLIRLLRDPNQPNFIRIRAIGSIRSLGTDAGTQELFRISREEGEFIAMHAVRALVITGAPGGKAAALELKMRSKDAFVRSIMDRLIVGDTR; encoded by the coding sequence ATGAACGTTGGAGGTATCCATCGGAAACTCAATGTGCATTGCACTAAAGGAACGCTCATTCTGAAAACAAGGCCAAAAGTGTGGACGACGCCATTAATTCTTGCCAGCATATACATTCTTTTGCCAGCAATGGGATTCCTTTCGTTCTCGCAGGCACAACGAGTAGACAGTGCTCCTTCCGCATTTGTTAAAGGCGAGGCAACTCGACAAACTAAGATAGCTCAGGATTTGATCAGAAGGGGTAAGGGGGCGGTACCAGATGCCCTCTTGCTTCTCGATTCTCCGGATATTCAAATTCAGGCCGCCGCGTTAGTAGCTCTTGGGCGCATTGGCGACTCCGGGACATTATCTAAGGTTTCACGGAAGATTGCGAGTCCGAGTGCCTTGGTGAGGGCTACGGCTGCCGCCGCGTTAGGAGACTTGGGCGACAAAGGTGCGACTTCAGTTCTACTATCGACGGTGAATGACCCCGACCCATCTGTGCGTATCCAGACAATACTCGCCCTAGCTAAATTAAAGGTGCCTGAGCTCGAACCGGTAATGAAAGCTGAGGCCATTCGTGCGGAAGCAAGCGCTGGAGAGCGTCAGGCTGCAATTGTAGGCTTAGGTAACATCAAATCAATTCGCGCTGTAGGAGATTTGATATTGATAGCCACTAATGCAATTGAGCAAGAGCATACCCGCAGCGCAGCGATCGCAGCTCTCGGCGCAATCGGAGACAAACGAGCAGTACGGCCGATTGTGAAGCTACTCAACGATCCTTCAGATACAGTTCGATTTAATGCCGCAGCCTCATTAGGAACCCTAGGAGGCTCCGACGCCGAAGAGGGTCTGATTCGGCTTCTGCGCGATCCCAACCAACCAAACTTTATTCGAATTCGCGCTATTGGGTCGATTCGATCTCTTGGTACCGATGCGGGCACTCAAGAATTGTTCCGCATATCACGCGAGGAAGGTGAGTTTATCGCTATGCACGCTGTCCGAGCTTTGGTAATTACCGGCGCGCCAGGGGGCAAGGCAGCAGCTTTAGAGTTAAAAATGAGAAGTAAAGATGCGTTTGTCCGTTCAATAATGGATAGGCTTATCGTCGGCGATACACGCTAA
- a CDS encoding helix-turn-helix transcriptional regulator, protein MRNVVKTVGATIRATREAQKLSREILAERAGLHPNYIGAVERGEMNPGIENIERVARALKTPVYKLFLRVGEKPDPSADELLATIESADEKTRHLMLALVRAIQDWRKDHVQR, encoded by the coding sequence GTGCGAAATGTCGTCAAGACTGTCGGAGCGACCATTCGGGCCACCCGCGAGGCCCAGAAGCTTTCGAGGGAAATATTGGCGGAACGTGCCGGCCTGCATCCGAATTACATCGGCGCTGTCGAGCGCGGTGAGATGAATCCGGGCATTGAGAACATCGAGAGAGTGGCACGGGCCCTCAAGACACCGGTGTATAAGCTATTTCTTCGTGTCGGAGAAAAACCGGACCCGAGTGCAGACGAGCTATTGGCCACCATCGAGAGCGCGGACGAAAAGACGCGACACCTTATGCTTGCCCTTGTTCGAGCTATTCAGGACTGGCGTAAGGATCACGTTCAGCGATAA
- a CDS encoding putative Ig domain-containing protein, whose protein sequence is MRALRCSLIILLWMLTAVKAYAQDDSRFQVVEPLSPGDLVYSESGSIPCHVITFFGSDPCHVGIYIGDGSVIEAGYSLLNPLHAVTTTTLSEFESRGTYPVGFRGSKTTLITPTSAQRSQIVAYAQTKAARITDYDLDPAGYGYEPPCGLLSVSFGVSSCYDAFDDYNVFDCVGLAERAYESAGLDPTPAEEGGDFLYPTDQYFSSQTTYPSTAISTDAGFSTTVKSKFWSYFAINVPAGKSFLRVTTNGSDNIDLYIEKNDFPTLSSYACASKSTTGNETCQISNPSAGVYGIGIYGYDNNTATLGSKTLGFSLLASYEPNRISVQATLDGSPIVGPILANFTIDSLDGLTHLTGTSLPNSFVDGQPTPVLPGAYTLTYKTGGPNSSSVTVLPSAQQILCSNGNSCQISFTIAFTSNGSLSTNPDSVLSFGNVGTNMTSIKTVTIQNNGSASFHVNSVQLNGTGAFLLVSPPSTPAVVFPGSSLLITIKFAPNAPTTYAATLAIGNDATNAGPTRNVTLNGAGVLTVSAPAAPGLIGPGAASAPGQLISSATPVFSWTESSNAAYYNVYVSEPPYGDAHLVYTSPNISSGLTNFQIPSGHLQVGVAYRWNMSATNSVGTAFALPPIYFEITNGAVSPTITGVSPTNLVAASNSQTITLTGMNLSSAASVTFNVPTGAIQIYLSNQFLNQSATSISVSTPLNVSGPWSVVASTSTNQSSNTFPFQVTAAPQKPGTFQLTASPPTCNPPSILPIVGIGWTASAQANSYDIYRNSYPVATIQSNVLSWTDPANLSAGASYSYYVIASNAQGTTLSNAVSVNIPANVCYLQPAGNIVLGINGGGFAPAFTQGQSPSSIGLPINDDSGKPMLGSVTASTQSGGNWLSLNGQIGWTSPATLTVTFIPTGLAPGVYNGSLILSSPQASNSPLIVPVVMTISAPLVITTSPNLPDAFAGQPYSVTLQASGGIGLTWKIEDGTLPSGLSLNSSTGVISGTTGAIYGTSPESLNISVRDSAGRYVWQAFTINWRQGITVGTTGPTTWVVGTPVQNFAFSLAASGGREPYQWSATGLPAGVVLSPSGALTGAPTSAANLSVTFTAADSIGLTGSLTIPIKVIQIPLQIYGPPTGGTSPSMTSGVAGTAYSQAYFYASGGTQNAYQWTVSGTLPSGMTATQGGGCNQCSLIVSGTPTTAGVYPLTVQVTDSAANTLSAFVVLVINNPGNAPKITAATLPLSTIGQSYQFAFAATGGTGPLTWTINGPISDSTVALSTGGVLTANPNVPNDCQTGPGIYLPPQYAPSRVFFVQVTDAVGQTDVIQSCLPAYYSQPEIRALSPSGAVPNGSSVTITLQGQNFLPGSQIQFSNTAQPTTYVSPTVLQFSLLPAKYDEFQMPNGAQLQAYNNWPINVLSPYTYRSNTLPFGIYLPKPTITSVQNHLYNSTRLCIPNLNCQLVLTGTGFTSETQFQVIGNSQYIDYLDTTSTVAPWTQVTTSSFYVTTPGIYTIQVTNPNQPDGSSATATATFDIVSNFAIVPIPASFNPKFTQGDSGSTASLYIAPSPDGITGTAVASTQSGGNWLKVNSQLSVNWTTPQTLTLSFDPSGLAPATYNGSITLTGPQSPNSPLVVPVAMLVSTPLKITTSSSLPDAYGGQAYNTALQATGGVGLIWTIKNGSLPAGLILNPLTGVIGGTVGSIGSTATQSITVSVEDSLNRSVSQTVAITWKPGIVILPPNSGLTTLVVGTLIPNTSDYSFNASGGTTPYQWSTTGLPAGITLSTSGQLGGTPTAKGNYSVVISVTDSIALKSALSIPLLISQLPLKIVDNSFGNSPPVAPSGTLGIQYQAFFIGGSGGSQNGYQWATNGGLPPGINAGPPANCSLPGCALRFSGTPSKAGTYPVTIVLSDSAGNSSTNDLIFVISEAELVKKVRGQITSQ, encoded by the coding sequence ATGCGAGCATTACGCTGCTCTTTAATTATTCTGCTCTGGATGCTTACGGCTGTTAAAGCGTATGCACAGGATGACTCCAGGTTTCAAGTCGTAGAACCACTTAGCCCCGGCGATCTCGTCTATTCGGAGAGTGGTTCAATACCATGCCACGTGATAACTTTTTTCGGCTCCGATCCTTGTCATGTTGGCATCTACATCGGTGATGGCAGCGTAATAGAGGCTGGTTACAGCTTGCTAAATCCGTTACATGCAGTAACTACGACCACACTATCTGAGTTTGAAAGTCGAGGAACATATCCGGTTGGCTTTAGAGGCTCAAAAACAACACTTATCACGCCAACTAGTGCGCAGCGAAGCCAAATCGTAGCTTACGCACAGACGAAGGCGGCCAGAATTACAGATTATGATCTGGATCCTGCAGGCTACGGCTACGAACCACCATGCGGCCTTCTTTCGGTGTCCTTTGGAGTTTCTTCCTGTTACGATGCTTTCGATGACTATAATGTATTCGACTGTGTTGGGCTCGCGGAGCGAGCTTATGAATCTGCCGGGCTAGATCCAACTCCGGCGGAAGAAGGAGGGGACTTCTTATACCCGACGGATCAGTACTTCTCATCGCAAACTACTTATCCTTCCACGGCGATTTCCACTGACGCGGGATTTAGCACGACGGTAAAGTCAAAATTTTGGTCATACTTCGCTATTAACGTTCCTGCGGGCAAGTCATTCCTGAGAGTAACAACAAATGGATCTGACAACATCGATTTGTACATTGAAAAGAACGACTTTCCGACGCTTTCTTCTTATGCATGCGCAAGCAAATCCACCACAGGAAATGAAACGTGCCAAATTAGCAATCCTAGTGCGGGTGTTTACGGGATTGGAATCTATGGCTACGATAACAACACCGCAACACTTGGAAGCAAGACGCTGGGCTTTTCTCTCCTGGCATCGTACGAGCCCAACCGCATTTCAGTGCAGGCGACCCTGGACGGGAGCCCTATCGTCGGCCCAATACTCGCCAATTTTACTATCGATTCTCTCGATGGTTTAACGCATTTGACCGGAACGTCATTACCCAACTCTTTCGTTGATGGGCAGCCGACGCCCGTTTTGCCCGGTGCGTATACGTTGACGTACAAAACTGGTGGTCCAAACTCGTCGAGTGTCACGGTCTTGCCTAGCGCTCAACAGATTCTATGTTCGAATGGCAATAGCTGTCAGATATCGTTCACTATAGCCTTCACTTCGAATGGGAGCCTTTCAACAAACCCAGACTCGGTCCTTTCATTTGGAAATGTTGGGACGAACATGACATCTATTAAGACGGTTACTATTCAGAATAATGGAAGCGCATCGTTTCATGTCAATTCAGTCCAACTTAATGGCACCGGTGCATTTTTACTTGTTTCTCCGCCGTCGACTCCTGCAGTGGTCTTTCCAGGTTCGTCACTGCTCATTACCATTAAGTTTGCTCCGAACGCCCCTACGACTTATGCTGCGACACTCGCGATTGGAAACGATGCCACAAATGCTGGGCCCACAAGGAACGTGACTCTTAATGGCGCAGGGGTTCTCACAGTCAGCGCCCCCGCGGCTCCAGGATTAATTGGCCCTGGTGCCGCTAGTGCGCCGGGCCAACTGATTTCAAGCGCGACACCAGTGTTTTCATGGACCGAATCTTCCAATGCTGCCTACTACAATGTTTACGTCTCAGAGCCACCATATGGCGACGCTCACTTGGTCTACACCAGCCCCAATATCAGTTCCGGCCTTACCAACTTCCAAATTCCATCCGGACATTTGCAAGTGGGGGTGGCGTATCGCTGGAATATGTCCGCCACAAATTCTGTTGGGACAGCCTTCGCTCTGCCTCCGATCTATTTTGAAATTACTAATGGAGCCGTTAGTCCCACCATTACAGGTGTGTCACCCACAAATCTGGTGGCAGCTTCAAATTCTCAGACCATAACTTTAACTGGCATGAATCTCTCCAGTGCGGCTAGTGTAACGTTCAATGTCCCCACAGGAGCAATACAGATTTACCTCAGCAACCAGTTCCTGAACCAATCTGCTACATCTATCTCAGTATCCACACCGTTGAATGTGTCGGGACCGTGGTCGGTGGTGGCTTCAACATCAACTAATCAATCCTCAAACACGTTCCCTTTCCAGGTCACTGCCGCACCCCAAAAGCCTGGAACCTTCCAATTGACCGCAAGCCCACCCACTTGCAATCCACCGTCAATCCTTCCGATTGTCGGCATAGGTTGGACAGCTTCGGCCCAAGCGAATTCGTATGACATTTACCGAAATTCTTACCCAGTCGCAACCATCCAATCCAATGTGCTTTCCTGGACTGATCCCGCAAACTTGAGCGCTGGCGCGAGCTACAGTTATTACGTGATCGCAAGCAATGCGCAGGGAACGACTCTATCAAATGCCGTTTCTGTGAATATTCCGGCGAACGTCTGCTATTTGCAGCCCGCTGGGAACATTGTGCTCGGAATCAACGGCGGCGGATTCGCGCCGGCCTTCACGCAGGGCCAGTCACCTTCTTCTATCGGCTTGCCGATCAACGATGATTCCGGCAAACCAATGTTGGGCAGCGTCACGGCCAGTACTCAGTCAGGAGGCAATTGGCTTTCATTGAATGGTCAGATTGGATGGACTTCCCCAGCCACTCTGACAGTGACGTTCATCCCTACCGGATTGGCGCCAGGAGTTTACAATGGGTCACTCATCCTAAGCTCTCCTCAGGCATCAAACTCACCTCTTATCGTTCCTGTGGTCATGACAATTTCGGCGCCGCTAGTTATTACAACGTCGCCTAATCTGCCGGACGCATTTGCTGGACAGCCATATAGTGTGACTCTTCAGGCGAGCGGTGGCATTGGCCTTACTTGGAAGATCGAGGACGGAACGCTTCCATCAGGGTTGAGTTTGAATTCATCCACGGGTGTTATTAGCGGAACGACGGGGGCAATTTATGGGACTTCTCCTGAGTCGCTGAATATTAGCGTTCGGGACTCGGCTGGCCGGTACGTTTGGCAGGCCTTCACAATCAACTGGCGTCAGGGAATCACGGTCGGCACAACGGGCCCCACGACCTGGGTGGTGGGCACTCCCGTCCAAAATTTCGCGTTTTCGCTTGCCGCCTCAGGTGGAAGGGAGCCTTATCAATGGTCCGCAACAGGTTTGCCCGCCGGTGTGGTATTAAGTCCGTCGGGGGCACTGACTGGGGCGCCAACTTCTGCCGCAAATCTGTCGGTTACCTTTACTGCCGCTGATTCTATAGGCCTGACCGGTAGTCTCACCATTCCGATCAAAGTTATTCAAATACCGTTGCAGATTTACGGACCACCGACGGGTGGAACATCGCCATCAATGACATCAGGCGTCGCCGGAACCGCCTATTCCCAAGCCTACTTTTATGCGTCAGGGGGGACTCAAAACGCATATCAGTGGACGGTTTCAGGAACTCTCCCCTCAGGTATGACCGCAACTCAAGGCGGCGGGTGTAACCAATGCAGCCTGATAGTGTCAGGCACTCCGACTACTGCGGGCGTTTATCCCCTTACTGTTCAGGTAACCGATTCGGCAGCAAATACGCTGAGTGCTTTCGTTGTTCTCGTTATCAACAACCCTGGAAACGCACCCAAGATTACGGCCGCGACACTTCCGTTATCAACAATCGGTCAAAGCTACCAGTTCGCTTTTGCGGCGACAGGTGGAACAGGCCCTCTTACCTGGACAATCAATGGCCCCATATCGGATTCCACTGTTGCCTTGTCTACGGGCGGAGTGCTTACCGCTAATCCCAATGTTCCGAACGACTGCCAAACCGGTCCTGGGATTTACTTGCCGCCTCAATATGCTCCCTCCAGAGTATTTTTTGTCCAGGTTACTGACGCTGTGGGGCAAACCGACGTGATTCAATCCTGTCTGCCCGCTTACTACTCGCAACCAGAGATCCGAGCCCTTTCGCCGTCAGGTGCTGTGCCTAATGGCTCAAGTGTAACGATTACCTTGCAAGGGCAGAACTTTCTGCCAGGTTCACAAATTCAGTTCAGCAACACTGCGCAACCAACGACCTATGTATCGCCGACCGTCCTTCAGTTCTCACTACTGCCTGCTAAGTATGACGAATTCCAAATGCCTAACGGGGCTCAGCTACAAGCCTATAATAACTGGCCAATCAATGTCTTGTCGCCGTATACCTACCGGAGCAACACATTGCCGTTCGGGATCTATCTGCCGAAACCTACCATCACAAGCGTTCAGAACCACCTTTATAACTCTACGCGGCTGTGCATACCCAATCTAAACTGTCAGCTCGTCCTTACGGGTACCGGCTTTACCAGCGAAACTCAATTTCAAGTCATTGGCAATTCACAATATATAGATTACTTGGACACGACTTCAACCGTCGCTCCGTGGACCCAGGTTACGACCAGTAGCTTTTATGTGACAACGCCAGGAATTTATACAATTCAGGTGACCAATCCAAATCAGCCCGACGGCAGCTCCGCCACTGCTACTGCCACGTTTGACATTGTTTCCAACTTCGCTATCGTGCCCATACCAGCGAGTTTCAATCCAAAATTCACGCAGGGTGATTCCGGTTCCACCGCCTCCCTGTATATTGCACCTTCACCGGACGGTATAACCGGTACAGCCGTGGCCAGCACTCAATCTGGCGGAAATTGGCTAAAAGTTAACAGTCAACTCTCGGTTAATTGGACTACTCCTCAAACCCTTACGCTAAGCTTTGACCCATCAGGGCTCGCACCTGCAACCTATAATGGATCGATCACCCTGACCGGGCCGCAATCACCCAACTCGCCCCTCGTCGTGCCGGTAGCGATGCTGGTTTCCACCCCGTTGAAAATTACAACGTCATCGAGTTTGCCGGATGCTTATGGGGGGCAGGCTTACAATACTGCTCTTCAGGCAACCGGAGGAGTGGGGTTGATTTGGACTATCAAGAACGGCTCTCTTCCGGCGGGCCTAATTCTGAACCCTTTGACCGGCGTTATCGGTGGCACTGTTGGCTCCATAGGTTCGACCGCTACGCAATCAATCACAGTCAGTGTCGAAGACTCACTGAATCGATCGGTGTCGCAGACTGTTGCCATCACCTGGAAACCAGGCATTGTCATCCTTCCACCGAACTCAGGGTTGACCACGTTGGTTGTGGGCACGCTCATTCCAAATACTTCGGATTACAGCTTTAACGCCTCAGGGGGAACGACGCCATATCAGTGGTCGACTACCGGTTTGCCGGCAGGCATTACGTTAAGTACATCTGGCCAACTTGGTGGCACCCCAACCGCAAAAGGTAACTATTCGGTCGTTATCTCAGTGACTGACTCGATAGCGTTGAAAAGTGCACTTAGTATCCCCCTACTCATTTCACAACTGCCGCTGAAGATAGTTGATAACTCCTTTGGTAATTCACCACCGGTTGCTCCTTCCGGAACACTGGGAATCCAATATCAAGCATTTTTTATCGGGGGTTCCGGCGGCTCGCAAAATGGCTACCAATGGGCAACTAACGGCGGACTTCCACCGGGAATTAATGCTGGACCTCCTGCAAACTGCTCCCTACCCGGATGCGCATTGAGATTCTCCGGTACTCCCTCAAAAGCCGGTACCTACCCGGTAACCATTGTCTTGTCAGACTCGGCTGGAAATTCGTCTACGAATGATCTTATATTCGTGATTAGTGAAGCGGAGTTGGTCAAGAAAGTGCGCGGACAAATAACAAGCCAATGA
- a CDS encoding helix-turn-helix transcriptional regulator has translation MTRGTFKNYLRTCRKKLDLSQAEIAAILGLESPEMVSRWERGLAIPTLEESIALRVLFKKRFEDLWPYVNYEFEARADNNIRRFMRSFEKDLVTSGRLEKRAKLLYQKLSVIVNGDSDGTDPIT, from the coding sequence ATGACTCGTGGCACGTTCAAAAACTATCTCCGTACCTGTCGGAAGAAGTTGGATCTCAGTCAAGCCGAGATTGCGGCTATTTTGGGCCTGGAATCCCCGGAGATGGTGTCCCGCTGGGAGCGAGGTCTCGCAATTCCGACTCTTGAGGAGTCGATTGCGTTGCGGGTTCTTTTCAAAAAACGATTTGAAGATCTCTGGCCATATGTGAATTACGAATTTGAAGCGCGGGCCGATAACAATATCCGGCGCTTCATGCGGTCATTCGAAAAAGACCTCGTTACGTCAGGGCGCCTGGAGAAGAGAGCCAAACTTCTGTACCAGAAGCTGTCCGTCATTGTTAACGGTGATAGCGACGGCACTGATCCAATCACATGA